The stretch of DNA TATTAATGGAAGATATTGAAAATATTTCTCCTGAATTAAAAGAAAAACTTGTTGAAGCAAACAAGTAAAATAAACTGTTTGTCTGAATGGCGGATTAATCAAGGGCGGGGGCCCGCGGTACCGTCAGGGGGTAAGTAATGAAGCTTAAAAAGAGGGAAAAGCATCTGACAATTATGCTTGTTCCCGACGACAATTCTAAAGTGGTAAGTGTCAGATTAAGCGGAATCGTTTTTGCCGCACTTTTATTATTATGGGTGTCCGGAATAGCTGTTTCCGCTTTTATCATATCAAGGCATGCCAATTACAGGGCCACAATTGAATACAACAAATACCTTAATCAGAAGCATAAAGTTTTCACCGCGGAAGTCTTAAGGGCCAGGGAAGCTGTAAAAAGAATTTCAGAGCTTGACGGGCAGCTTAGGGGAATGCTTAAACTGAAAAGCAGGGAAGGCATAATTAAATATACAGGTTTCGGCGGGCCCACAAATATAGATTCGCAGATGCTTGAAAAGCACATTAAAGACAGGGACAGCAGCATAGAAACAGATTCATTCGCGCTTGCCGCGAAATTTATTGACGAAGAGTCGCGAAAGTCAGAGCAGAGCTACCAGCAGATAATAAAATACATAACCGAACAGCGGGCAAGGATGACAGCTGTGCCTTCGGGTTGGCCCGTTAAAGGCTGGATAACCGCGGGTTTTGGTTCAAGAATGGACCCTTTTACAGGCGCGCTTACTTTTCATGAAGGTGTGGATATAGCAAATGATGAAGGCACGCCGATTAAGGCGCAGGCAGACGGCGTTATTACAGGCGCCGGGTTTGAGCGCGGATATGGTAATGTTGTCCTTATAAATCACGCGAACGGTTATACCACCCGTTACGGGCATTTAAGAAATTTTGTGGTGACAAAAGGGCAGCATATTAAGAAAGGGCAGATACTTGGATATATGGGCAGCACCGGAAGGTCAACCGCTTCGCATCTTCATTATGAAGTAAGGCTTAACGGAGTTGCGGTTAACCCTGTAAGATATATGCGCGAAGAAACCGCGCTTAATAAATAAGGCGGACAAAATGTTTTCATCATCAAATGTGGCCACTGTTATTGCCAGGGATTGTGAAGTAAAAGGCAATATAAATACCAAAGGCACAATACGCATAGACGGCAAAGTGGAAGGCAATGTCACAACTGATGCCGGAGTCATAATAGGCGAAAACGCGGTTATTAAAGGCGATGTTGAATGCAAATTTGCCGTAATCGCGGGCAAGGTAACGGGCGATGTAATTGCCGCGGCAAAACTTGAACTTATGCATACCGGAAAACTTTACGGAGACATTAAAACCCCAAAGATAGTCATGGCGGAAGGCGTAATATTTGAAGGCAGCTGTGAAATGGAATCTGCCGCGCAGAAATAAAAAACGGTTAATTATTAAAAATATGCGGCCGGCGATATAAGCCGGCTGTTTTTATTTGTAAATATTGCGGTTTGCAGCCGCTATAGCTTAACTGCTTAAACTGTTAAAGTGCTGTTTTTAAAAAGGAGATTACAATGATTAAAGTCCGTTTTGCGCCAAGCCCCACAGGATACCTTCACATAGGCGGTGCAAGGACCGCGCTTTTTAATTACCTTTTTGCCAAAAGGCAGGGTGGTAAATTTGTGTTAAGAATAGAAGACACGGATAAAGAACGTTCCACAAAAGAGTCGGAACAGGAAATACTTGATTCTTTAAAATGGCTTGGCCTGGACTGGGATGAGGGCCCCGGAAAAAGCGCGGATGATTCCATGTATTACCAGACTAAAAGGCTTGATGTATATCATAAACACGCGGAAAAATTAATCGCGGACGGCAAGGCGTATAAATGTTTCTGCACAAAAGAAGAACTTGATGCCGAAAGAAAAAAAGCGGAGGCTGAAAAAAGGGCTTTTAAATATGACAGCAGATGCGCGCTTTTAACGCCGGAGCAGGTAAAAGCAAATGAAGCTGCGGGTAAAACATATACTGTAAGGTTAAAAGTACCCAAAGACGGCGAAGTAATAGTGGAAGACATGATAAGGGGCGATGTGAAAACAGCCAATTCCGTTTTGGATGACATGATAATTTTGCGCGCGGACGGCATGCCTATTTATAATTTTGTAGTCGTGGTGGACGACGCGGATATGGGTATTACCCACGTCATACGCGGCGAAGACCACCTTTCAAACACACCAAAGCAGATACATATGTACAAAGCGCTGGGATATCAGGTGCCAAAATTCGCGCACATCCCCCTGATACTGGGAAGGGACAAAAGCAAGCTTTCCAAAAGGCACGGCGAAACAGCGGTATTAAATTACAGAAAAATGGGTTATTTAAAAGAGGCAATGGTTAACTATCTTGCATTTTTAGGCTGGTCGCCGGAATCAGGCAAGGACATTATGACAATGGAAGAATTAATATCCGAATTTGACCTTACGCGCGTGCACAAAGCGGGCGCCATGTTTGACGACCAGAAACTTCAGTGGATTAACGGCATGTATATAAGAAAGAAAAGTATTGATGAATTAACAGACCTTTGCATTCCGCAGCTTATAAATGACGGGTATATAACGCAGGCAGAAGCGGTGTCAAAAAGGGATTATCTTAAAAAAGTGGTTGCAGTACAGCAGGAAAAATTAAAACTGATAAACGAAATCGGAGCGCTGTCGTCGTACTTTTTTAGGGATGATGTTGAAATGCAGCCGGAAGCGCAAAAGGTATGGGAAAAGAATTCGGAAGAGCGCTTAAAAGTGCTTGAAGTGTTATTGAAAATAGTTGAAGAAGAAGGAACGGAAGATAAAGCCAAAGTTGAAGAACGCGTAAGGGTGGATATGGAAGCCGCGGGCATAAAATCAAAAGTGTACATGCATGTGATAAGGGTTGCGTTAAGCGGTGTCACGCAGGGGCCGGGATTGTTTGACTTAGTTGAAATTGTGGGTAAAGACAGGTGCGTAAAAAGAATTAAAAAGTTAATGGTTTAAACCGGGAGATTTTATGCAGAACGCAATTCAGATAATGAAAGACAGGGCTTCGTGGCGCACGTTTAAGGATATGGACATAGAACAGGAAAAAATAAACGCGTTAAAGCAGGCAATTGAAGGGGATAAAACAGGCCCTTTTGGCGCTAAAGTCCGCATGGTACTGGTGGATATAGAAGCTGTGGATGCTGATAAGGCGATGAAACTGGGAACTTACGGGACAATTGAAGGGGCAAAAGTATTTATTACAGCGGCTGCGGAGAAAAAAGACAAATCGCTTGCGGATGTAGGTTATATTCTTGAAGAAGTGATACTTTTATGCACATCACTGGGATTGGGTACGTGCTGGATGGGTGTAACATACGATAAAGCTGGTTTCAGCGCTGCCATGAACCTTAAAGAAAATGAAGAGTTGATAGCGGTAACGCCTGTGGGTTACGCCGTGGAAAAAAGGCGGCTTAAAGATAAAGCCATGAGGGTCTTTGTAAAATCTGACACGCGTAAACACTGGAATATGCTGTTTTTTGAAGGTGATTTTACAAAATCTTTAAATAAAGAAGCCTCGGGCGGGTTTGAGCAGGCTCTTGAATGCGTAAGAATAGGCCCTTCGGCATCCAACCAGCAGCCGTGGAGAATTATAAAAGCCGGCAATACATTTCATTTTTATCTTGAATATACACCCGCGTATAAATTTCAGTTTGGGCAGACAATAGACATTGGCATAGCCATGAAACACTTTGAACTTGCCTGCAATGAACTTGGGATAAAAGGAAAGTGGCAGTTTGCCAAACCGGCAATAGAATGCGGGGAGAAAAAGTATTATTCCACGTACGTCACGGAATAGGGTTTAATTTTTCGGATAATATATTAAATCTCTATTCCTCTGTTTATTTTTAAAACACTTCCTTCAACCGTGCACATGGCCAATACTTTGCCGTCAAATACTGTTTTGATTACTTCACCGGGCTTAAAACCAAACCTGTTCTTTAACGCGATCCCGTTTTTTAACATTAACTGCTCCGGCGCGCTTATAGGGGCTTCTTTTACGTTATATAGGGTGTCGTTGATGGAAATTATGTGTTTTTGTAAATCTTCAATAGCCGATAATGTCAGGGCGTTGTCACTGCTGAATTTTCCTATTCTGGTACGTTTTAAATATGAAAGGTGGCCGCAGGTATTAATGGCTTCTGCTAAATCGCGGGCAAGGCTTCTCATATACGTACCGGAAGAACATGCCACCTTAAGGCGGGCTGTGGTTTCAAGAACTTCTAAAACTTCAATTGAAAATATTTCCACTGCCCTGGGCTCCGGTTTTACTTCTTTGCCGGCGCGGGCAAGTTCGTACAGTTTTTTTCCGTCTTTTTTAATAGCGGAATAAGCGGGCGGAATCTGCATGATTTTGCCTGTAAAATCAGGTATTTTAGCGTTTATTTTATCCGCTAAATCCGCGGGCACCGGCAGGGTGTTTATCTCTTTGCCCATGGCGTCATCTGTATCAGTTGACGCGCCAAACTGAATCTGCATTTCGTACTCTTTGGTATCATCCACATAATCCGCTATCTTGGTAGCGTTACCCAAAAGCACAACCAGAAGGCCTTCTGCCATCGGGTCAAG from Candidatus Goldiibacteriota bacterium encodes:
- a CDS encoding M23 family metallopeptidase; the protein is MKLKKREKHLTIMLVPDDNSKVVSVRLSGIVFAALLLLWVSGIAVSAFIISRHANYRATIEYNKYLNQKHKVFTAEVLRAREAVKRISELDGQLRGMLKLKSREGIIKYTGFGGPTNIDSQMLEKHIKDRDSSIETDSFALAAKFIDEESRKSEQSYQQIIKYITEQRARMTAVPSGWPVKGWITAGFGSRMDPFTGALTFHEGVDIANDEGTPIKAQADGVITGAGFERGYGNVVLINHANGYTTRYGHLRNFVVTKGQHIKKGQILGYMGSTGRSTASHLHYEVRLNGVAVNPVRYMREETALNK
- a CDS encoding polymer-forming cytoskeletal protein, whose amino-acid sequence is MFSSSNVATVIARDCEVKGNINTKGTIRIDGKVEGNVTTDAGVIIGENAVIKGDVECKFAVIAGKVTGDVIAAAKLELMHTGKLYGDIKTPKIVMAEGVIFEGSCEMESAAQK
- a CDS encoding glutamate--tRNA ligase is translated as MTMIKVRFAPSPTGYLHIGGARTALFNYLFAKRQGGKFVLRIEDTDKERSTKESEQEILDSLKWLGLDWDEGPGKSADDSMYYQTKRLDVYHKHAEKLIADGKAYKCFCTKEELDAERKKAEAEKRAFKYDSRCALLTPEQVKANEAAGKTYTVRLKVPKDGEVIVEDMIRGDVKTANSVLDDMIILRADGMPIYNFVVVVDDADMGITHVIRGEDHLSNTPKQIHMYKALGYQVPKFAHIPLILGRDKSKLSKRHGETAVLNYRKMGYLKEAMVNYLAFLGWSPESGKDIMTMEELISEFDLTRVHKAGAMFDDQKLQWINGMYIRKKSIDELTDLCIPQLINDGYITQAEAVSKRDYLKKVVAVQQEKLKLINEIGALSSYFFRDDVEMQPEAQKVWEKNSEERLKVLEVLLKIVEEEGTEDKAKVEERVRVDMEAAGIKSKVYMHVIRVALSGVTQGPGLFDLVEIVGKDRCVKRIKKLMV
- a CDS encoding nitroreductase family protein gives rise to the protein MQNAIQIMKDRASWRTFKDMDIEQEKINALKQAIEGDKTGPFGAKVRMVLVDIEAVDADKAMKLGTYGTIEGAKVFITAAAEKKDKSLADVGYILEEVILLCTSLGLGTCWMGVTYDKAGFSAAMNLKENEELIAVTPVGYAVEKRRLKDKAMRVFVKSDTRKHWNMLFFEGDFTKSLNKEASGGFEQALECVRIGPSASNQQPWRIIKAGNTFHFYLEYTPAYKFQFGQTIDIGIAMKHFELACNELGIKGKWQFAKPAIECGEKKYYSTYVTE
- the truB gene encoding tRNA pseudouridine(55) synthase TruB, with protein sequence MDGILLLYKEKGPTSFKAIEQVKKQIKINKIGHTGTLDPMAEGLLVVLLGNATKIADYVDDTKEYEMQIQFGASTDTDDAMGKEINTLPVPADLADKINAKIPDFTGKIMQIPPAYSAIKKDGKKLYELARAGKEVKPEPRAVEIFSIEVLEVLETTARLKVACSSGTYMRSLARDLAEAINTCGHLSYLKRTRIGKFSSDNALTLSAIEDLQKHIISINDTLYNVKEAPISAPEQLMLKNGIALKNRFGFKPGEVIKTVFDGKVLAMCTVEGSVLKINRGIEI